A region from the Felis catus isolate Fca126 chromosome F1, F.catus_Fca126_mat1.0, whole genome shotgun sequence genome encodes:
- the ALDH9A1 gene encoding 4-trimethylaminobutyraldehyde dehydrogenase isoform X2 codes for MFFRGGLVAFSPCVRALRPGPVAAMNTGSFVVSQPLNYRGGARVEPVDASGTEKAFEPATGRVIATFACSGEKEVNLAVQDAKAAFKIWSQKSGMERCRVLLEAARIIRERRDEIATVETINNGKSIFEARWDVDTSWQCLEYYAGLAGSMAGEHIQLPGGSFGYTRREPLGVCVGIGAWNYPFQIACWKSAPALACGNAMIFKPSPFTPVSVLLLAEIYTEAGVPPGLFNVVQGGAATGQFLCLHRDVAKVSFTGSVPTGSKIMEMAAKGIKPITLELGGKSPLIIFSDCDLENAVKGALMANFLTQGEVCCNGTRVFVQKEILEKFTKEVVKRTQGIKIGDPLLEGTRMGPLINRPHLERVLGFIKLAKEQGAKVLCGGDVFVPEDPKLKDGYYMRPCVLTDCRDDMTCVREEIFGPVMSILSFDTEAEVLERANNTTFGLAAGVFTRDIQRAHRVVAGLQAGMCFINNYNVSPVELPFGGYKKSAFSSFQGSAGRMAA; via the exons ATGTTTTTCCGAGGGGGCCTGGTCGCCTTCTCGCCTTGTGTACGCGCCCTCCGGCCTGGTCCTGTCGCGGCCATGAACACCGGCAGTTTCGTTGTGTCGCAGCCGCTCAATTACCGTGGCGGGGCCCGCGTGGAACCGGTGGACGCCTCCGGCACCGAGAAGGCGTTCGAGCCTGCAACCG GCCGAGTGATCGCTACCTTCGCGTGCTCAGGAGAGAAGGAAGTAAACTTGGCTGTCCAGGATGCAAAGGCTGCCTTTAAAATATGGAGTCAGAAATCTGGCATGGAGCGTTGTCGAGTTCTTTTGGAGGCTGCCAGGATAATAAGG GAACGGAGGGATGAAATCGCCACCGTGGAGACCATCAACAATGGAAAGTCCATCTTCGAGGCCCGCTGGGACGTCGACACCTCCTGGCAGTGCCTGGAGTACTACGCGGGCTTGGCTGGATCCATGGCTG GTGAACACATCCAGCTCCCAGGCGGATCCTTTGGTTATACCAGAAGAGAACCACTTGGCGTATGCGTGGGAATAGGCGCCTGGAACTACCCCTTCCAGATCGCCTGCTGGAAGTCTGCTCCCGCGTTAGCGTGTG GTAACGCCATGATCTTCAAACCCTCTCCCTTCACGCCGGTGTCTGTGCTGCTGCTGGCTGAAATCTACACGGAGGCCGGCGTGCCCCCTGGGCTCTTCAACGTGGTGCAAGGAGGGGCCGCCACGGGCCAGTTTCTGTGTCTGCATCGTGATGTGGCCAAAGTCTCCTTCACTGGGAGTGTGCCCACTGGCTCGAAG ATCATGGAGATGGCAGCTAAAGGAATCAAACCCATTACCTTGGAGCTGGGAGGCAAATCTCCCCTGATCATCTTCTCCGATTGTGACCTGGAGAACGCCGTGAAGGGAGCGCTGATGGCCAACTTCCTCACGCAAGGCGAG GTTTGTTGTAATGGCACAAGAGTATTTGTGCAAAAGGAAATTCTCGAGAAATTTACAAAGGAAGTGGTGAAACGGACGCAGGGGATAAAAATTGGAGATCCCCTTCTGGAAGGTACAAGGATGGGCCCCCTCATCAACCGTCCACACCTGGAGCGAGTCCTTGGGTTTATTAAGCTGGCAAAAGAGCAG GGTGCTAAAGTGCTGTGCGGTGGAGACGTCTTCGTACCTGAAGATCCCAAGTTAAAGGATGGTTATTACATGAGACCTTGCGTGTTGA CCGATTGCAGAGACGACATGACCTGTGTGAGAGAAGAGATCTTTGGACCAGTTATGTCCATTTTATCATTTGACACTGAAGCTGAGGTTCTGGAAAGAGCCAACAATACCACTTTTGGCCTGGCGGCTGGTGTCTTTACCAG GGACATCCAGCGTGCCCACAGGGTGGTGGCCGGGCTGCAGGCAGGGATGTGCTTCATTAACAACTACAACGTCAGCCCGGTGGAGCTGCCCTTCGGTGGATACAAGAAGTCAG ccttctcttccttccagggTTCGGCAGGGAGAATGGCCGCGTGA
- the ALDH9A1 gene encoding 4-trimethylaminobutyraldehyde dehydrogenase isoform X3: MFFRGGLVAFSPCVRALRPGPVAAMNTGSFVVSQPLNYRGGARVEPVDASGTEKAFEPATGRVIATFACSGEKEVNLAVQDAKAAFKIWSQKSGMERCRVLLEAARIIRERRDEIATVETINNGKSIFEARWDVDTSWQCLEYYAGLAGSMAGEHIQLPGGSFGYTRREPLGVCVGIGAWNYPFQIACWKSAPALACGNAMIFKPSPFTPVSVLLLAEIYTEAGVPPGLFNVVQGGAATGQFLCLHRDVAKVSFTGSVPTGSKIMEMAAKGIKPITLELGGKSPLIIFSDCDLENAVKGALMANFLTQGEVCCNGTRVFVQKEILEKFTKEVVKRTQGIKIGDPLLEGTRMGPLINRPHLERVLGFIKLAKEQGAKVLCGGDVFVPEDPKLKDGYYMRPCVLIDCRVIPLSSNPLISSHLRGDHCPGYRCSHTFFCPFTVYVRIHE; the protein is encoded by the exons ATGTTTTTCCGAGGGGGCCTGGTCGCCTTCTCGCCTTGTGTACGCGCCCTCCGGCCTGGTCCTGTCGCGGCCATGAACACCGGCAGTTTCGTTGTGTCGCAGCCGCTCAATTACCGTGGCGGGGCCCGCGTGGAACCGGTGGACGCCTCCGGCACCGAGAAGGCGTTCGAGCCTGCAACCG GCCGAGTGATCGCTACCTTCGCGTGCTCAGGAGAGAAGGAAGTAAACTTGGCTGTCCAGGATGCAAAGGCTGCCTTTAAAATATGGAGTCAGAAATCTGGCATGGAGCGTTGTCGAGTTCTTTTGGAGGCTGCCAGGATAATAAGG GAACGGAGGGATGAAATCGCCACCGTGGAGACCATCAACAATGGAAAGTCCATCTTCGAGGCCCGCTGGGACGTCGACACCTCCTGGCAGTGCCTGGAGTACTACGCGGGCTTGGCTGGATCCATGGCTG GTGAACACATCCAGCTCCCAGGCGGATCCTTTGGTTATACCAGAAGAGAACCACTTGGCGTATGCGTGGGAATAGGCGCCTGGAACTACCCCTTCCAGATCGCCTGCTGGAAGTCTGCTCCCGCGTTAGCGTGTG GTAACGCCATGATCTTCAAACCCTCTCCCTTCACGCCGGTGTCTGTGCTGCTGCTGGCTGAAATCTACACGGAGGCCGGCGTGCCCCCTGGGCTCTTCAACGTGGTGCAAGGAGGGGCCGCCACGGGCCAGTTTCTGTGTCTGCATCGTGATGTGGCCAAAGTCTCCTTCACTGGGAGTGTGCCCACTGGCTCGAAG ATCATGGAGATGGCAGCTAAAGGAATCAAACCCATTACCTTGGAGCTGGGAGGCAAATCTCCCCTGATCATCTTCTCCGATTGTGACCTGGAGAACGCCGTGAAGGGAGCGCTGATGGCCAACTTCCTCACGCAAGGCGAG GTTTGTTGTAATGGCACAAGAGTATTTGTGCAAAAGGAAATTCTCGAGAAATTTACAAAGGAAGTGGTGAAACGGACGCAGGGGATAAAAATTGGAGATCCCCTTCTGGAAGGTACAAGGATGGGCCCCCTCATCAACCGTCCACACCTGGAGCGAGTCCTTGGGTTTATTAAGCTGGCAAAAGAGCAG GGTGCTAAAGTGCTGTGCGGTGGAGACGTCTTCGTACCTGAAGATCCCAAGTTAAAGGATGGTTATTACATGAGACCTTGCGTGTTGA TCGATTGCAGGGTCATCCCGCTGTCCTCAAATCCACTTATTTCTTCCCACCTCAGAGGTGACCACTGCCCTGGGTACCGCTGTTCTCATACCTTCTTCTGTCCTTTTACAGTATACGTTAGGATCCACGAATAA
- the ALDH9A1 gene encoding 4-trimethylaminobutyraldehyde dehydrogenase isoform X1, protein MFFRGGLVAFSPCVRALRPGPVAAMNTGSFVVSQPLNYRGGARVEPVDASGTEKAFEPATGRVIATFACSGEKEVNLAVQDAKAAFKIWSQKSGMERCRVLLEAARIIRERRDEIATVETINNGKSIFEARWDVDTSWQCLEYYAGLAGSMAGEHIQLPGGSFGYTRREPLGVCVGIGAWNYPFQIACWKSAPALACGNAMIFKPSPFTPVSVLLLAEIYTEAGVPPGLFNVVQGGAATGQFLCLHRDVAKVSFTGSVPTGSKIMEMAAKGIKPITLELGGKSPLIIFSDCDLENAVKGALMANFLTQGEVCCNGTRVFVQKEILEKFTKEVVKRTQGIKIGDPLLEGTRMGPLINRPHLERVLGFIKLAKEQGAKVLCGGDVFVPEDPKLKDGYYMRPCVLTDCRDDMTCVREEIFGPVMSILSFDTEAEVLERANNTTFGLAAGVFTRDIQRAHRVVAGLQAGMCFINNYNVSPVELPFGGYKKSGFGRENGRVTIEYYSQLKTVCVEMGDVESAF, encoded by the exons ATGTTTTTCCGAGGGGGCCTGGTCGCCTTCTCGCCTTGTGTACGCGCCCTCCGGCCTGGTCCTGTCGCGGCCATGAACACCGGCAGTTTCGTTGTGTCGCAGCCGCTCAATTACCGTGGCGGGGCCCGCGTGGAACCGGTGGACGCCTCCGGCACCGAGAAGGCGTTCGAGCCTGCAACCG GCCGAGTGATCGCTACCTTCGCGTGCTCAGGAGAGAAGGAAGTAAACTTGGCTGTCCAGGATGCAAAGGCTGCCTTTAAAATATGGAGTCAGAAATCTGGCATGGAGCGTTGTCGAGTTCTTTTGGAGGCTGCCAGGATAATAAGG GAACGGAGGGATGAAATCGCCACCGTGGAGACCATCAACAATGGAAAGTCCATCTTCGAGGCCCGCTGGGACGTCGACACCTCCTGGCAGTGCCTGGAGTACTACGCGGGCTTGGCTGGATCCATGGCTG GTGAACACATCCAGCTCCCAGGCGGATCCTTTGGTTATACCAGAAGAGAACCACTTGGCGTATGCGTGGGAATAGGCGCCTGGAACTACCCCTTCCAGATCGCCTGCTGGAAGTCTGCTCCCGCGTTAGCGTGTG GTAACGCCATGATCTTCAAACCCTCTCCCTTCACGCCGGTGTCTGTGCTGCTGCTGGCTGAAATCTACACGGAGGCCGGCGTGCCCCCTGGGCTCTTCAACGTGGTGCAAGGAGGGGCCGCCACGGGCCAGTTTCTGTGTCTGCATCGTGATGTGGCCAAAGTCTCCTTCACTGGGAGTGTGCCCACTGGCTCGAAG ATCATGGAGATGGCAGCTAAAGGAATCAAACCCATTACCTTGGAGCTGGGAGGCAAATCTCCCCTGATCATCTTCTCCGATTGTGACCTGGAGAACGCCGTGAAGGGAGCGCTGATGGCCAACTTCCTCACGCAAGGCGAG GTTTGTTGTAATGGCACAAGAGTATTTGTGCAAAAGGAAATTCTCGAGAAATTTACAAAGGAAGTGGTGAAACGGACGCAGGGGATAAAAATTGGAGATCCCCTTCTGGAAGGTACAAGGATGGGCCCCCTCATCAACCGTCCACACCTGGAGCGAGTCCTTGGGTTTATTAAGCTGGCAAAAGAGCAG GGTGCTAAAGTGCTGTGCGGTGGAGACGTCTTCGTACCTGAAGATCCCAAGTTAAAGGATGGTTATTACATGAGACCTTGCGTGTTGA CCGATTGCAGAGACGACATGACCTGTGTGAGAGAAGAGATCTTTGGACCAGTTATGTCCATTTTATCATTTGACACTGAAGCTGAGGTTCTGGAAAGAGCCAACAATACCACTTTTGGCCTGGCGGCTGGTGTCTTTACCAG GGACATCCAGCGTGCCCACAGGGTGGTGGCCGGGCTGCAGGCAGGGATGTGCTTCATTAACAACTACAACGTCAGCCCGGTGGAGCTGCCCTTCGGTGGATACAAGAAGTCAG ggTTCGGCAGGGAGAATGGCCGCGTGACAATTGAGTACTATTCACAGCTGAAGACCGTGTGTGTGGAAATGGGTGACGTGGAATCTGCCTTTTGA